CGGAACCTTTGGGGCGGCGCTGGCTGCGGGGCAGATCCTCGGGCTGACCGGGGCGCAGATGGTCGATGCCATGGGGCACGCGCTGGCGCAGAATGCCGGCTCGGTGGAAACGCTGGGAACGATGTCGAAAAGCCTGTCGGTCGGCCAGGCGGCGCGGGCGGGGCTGATGGGGGCGCTGCTGGCGCAGCGGGAGTTTACCGGCCCGGAGGCACCGCTGGAGGGCAGGCGGGGGTTTTTGGCGCTGCATTCGGATGCCCCCGATCTGACTGCTTTTGAAGATCTGGGCAAGCGGTGGGAGGTTTTGCACAACACGTTCAAACCCTATCCCTGTGGTGTGGTGCTGAACCCGGTGATCGAGGCCTGTCTGGCGCTGCATCACGAGCTGAAAGCGGCGCAGATCACGCGTGTCACCCTGACCGGCCATCCGCTGCTCAGACAGCGCACCGACCGGCCCGGCGTGACTTCGGGGCGGCTCGCCCAGGTCTCGGCGCAACATGCGGTGGCGGTAAGCCTTATCCGCGGCGAGGCCGGGCTTTCAGCCTTTTCCGATGCGGCAGCCGCGGACCCGGTCTTGCGTGCCTTTGGCGCGAAGCTGACCTTTTGTGATGATCCGGGCTTTTCACTGGAGACGGCGGAGGTCAGACTGGACCTGGCGGATGGCAGCAGTCTCACCCGCCGCGTTGATGCTGCGAAAGGCGGGCTTGAATATCCGTTGTCCGACGAAGATCTTGCCGCGAAACTCGCCGGTCAGATTCGCCATAACGGAGCCGTGCCGGATGCCGGCGCGCTGGTCGCTGCGCTGACCGGGATCGAAGAGACTGACAATGCCGCGGCCTTCCTCGCCATGACGCGCCCGCCGAAAGGAGCCTGAAATGACCAGAAAACCGATTGCCCCGCCGGTTATGACCCTGACCACCGGCCCGGTCGATGCCTATCCCGAGGTGCTGCGCGCCCTCTCGCGCCCGGTGCTTTATGATTACGATCCGGCGTTTCTGGACTTCTATGAAAGCGTCAATGCGAAGGTTCAGCGCGCCTTCCATACCGACACGCCGCCGGTGATCCTGCAGGGCGAGCCGGTGCTGGGGCTGGAGGCCGCCGCTGCCTCGGTCATCGCCAGGGGCGATGTGGTGCTGAACCTCGTCTCGGGGGTTTATGGCAAGGGCTTTGGCTATTGGGCGGCGCGCTATGCCGGTGAGGTGATCGAGCTGGAGGTGCCTTATAACGAGGCGTTGACGGCGGGGGCCGTGGCGGAAGCCCTTGCGGCCAGGCCCGACGTGGCGGTGGTGTCACTGTGCCATCACGACACGCCGTCGGGCACGCTGAACCCGGTTGATGAGATCGGCGCGGTGGTGCGGGCGGGGGGCAAGATCTTTATCGTCGATTCGGTTTCGGC
This DNA window, taken from Rhodobacter sp. 24-YEA-8, encodes the following:
- a CDS encoding MmgE/PrpD family protein, giving the protein MSLSRRIAAFATDPGPLPVTVRVAGRRAFLNMTGCAIGGAREGAIDRLAALLPAFSGPATASLIGREERADMLWAAYINAAAANIFDYDDTHIPTVIHPAAPVGPAVLALAETLAGQGRPVSGKALIRAFVTGMEVTCRLGLALHPVHYARGWHITSTCGTFGAALAAGQILGLTGAQMVDAMGHALAQNAGSVETLGTMSKSLSVGQAARAGLMGALLAQREFTGPEAPLEGRRGFLALHSDAPDLTAFEDLGKRWEVLHNTFKPYPCGVVLNPVIEACLALHHELKAAQITRVTLTGHPLLRQRTDRPGVTSGRLAQVSAQHAVAVSLIRGEAGLSAFSDAAAADPVLRAFGAKLTFCDDPGFSLETAEVRLDLADGSSLTRRVDAAKGGLEYPLSDEDLAAKLAGQIRHNGAVPDAGALVAALTGIEETDNAAAFLAMTRPPKGA